One part of the Rutidosis leptorrhynchoides isolate AG116_Rl617_1_P2 chromosome 1, CSIRO_AGI_Rlap_v1, whole genome shotgun sequence genome encodes these proteins:
- the LOC139885069 gene encoding tetraspanin-8-like has product MVRISNNLVGILNFITFLLSIPIIAGGVWLSRQGTSECERFLDKPVIALGAFLMIVSLAGLIGACCRVSWLLWVYLLVMFLLILLLTCFTIFAFVVTNKGAGEVVSGRGYKEYRLGDYSSWLQKRVNSDKNWNKIRSCLEESKVCKSLIDDGNTPRDEFYNKHLSAIQSGCCKPSSDCGFTYVTPTNWTKTPTTSNNPDCTAWDSNQNTLCYNCQSCKAGLLDNIKSDWKKVAILNVVFLVFLIIVYSIGCCAFRNNRAENSWKRYP; this is encoded by the exons ATGGTACGCATCAGCAACAACCTCGTCGGGATCCTAAATTTTATCACATTCCTATTATCAATTCCAATCATTGCTGGCGGCGTGTGGCTTTCACGTCAAGGAACATCCGAATGCGAACGGTTTCTCGATAAACCCGTAATCGCACTCGGCGCATTCCTAATGATCGTGTCACTCGCGGGACTAATTGGCGCGTGTTGTCGCGTGTCATGGTTACTATGGGTTTACCTACTCGTTATGTTTTTGTTGATTTTGTTGTTGACTTGTTTCACTATTTTCGCATTTGTGGTTACGAATAAAGGTGCGGGTGAAGTGGTTTCTGGTAGAGGGTATAAGGAATATAGATTAGGTGATTATTCGAGCTGGTTGCAAAAAAGGGTTAATAGTGATAAGAATTGGAATAAAATTAGAAGTTGTTTGGAAGAGAGTAAAGTTTGTAAGAGTTTGATTGATGATGGAAATACTCCTAGAGATGAATTTTATAACAAACATCTGTCTGCTATTCag TCTGGTTGCTGCAAGCCTTCAAGCGACTGCGGTTTCACTTACGTGACTCCAACTAACTGGACGAAAACACCTACAACATCTAACAACCCGGATTGTACTGCTTGGGACAGTAACCAAAACACTCTTTGCTACAACTGCCAATCATGCAAAGCTGGACTTCTCGATAACATAAAAAGCGATTGGAAAAAGGTTGCTATCCTCAATGTCGTATTCCTTGTATTCCTCATCATTGTTTACAGCATTGGTTGTTGTGCATTCCGAAATAACCGTGCAGAAAACTCATGGAAACGCTACCCATAG